Genomic window (Candidatus Desulfarcum epimagneticum):
TATAATGACGTTAAATGTTTTCATTTCATTTTTTCCTTAATTCAAAAAAGATAGACTCGCAAAAAATGGGTTAGGCGGCATCGTAAAAAATATCATATCACGCAAAATAAAAAGGGAGGCATATTTTTTCCACGTCCTTCAAAAATCCTTTTTTTCCGGTAAAACACTATGGAAAAACTCCCCAAGACGCAAAGAGAGCGCTCCTCAAACCGCGTGTGCCGCGACCATCTCCCATCCATGATACACCAGCGCCAGTTTCGTGATGGTTTTGTCCGCGTATTTCCGAGCGAATTCGGCGTCTTCGGCGTAGCGGGTCAGCTGTTTTTTCGCGTCGTCCAGGGCTTTTTTCAAAACCGGCTTTGTCAGCTCTCCCCGTTTGACATACTTAATCTCGATGAGATAGCCGAAGGGCATTTCCGGGTATTTGAGGGAAAAGGGCTCCAGGAAAAAATCGGAGTATCCTTTTCCGGTTTCATATTCGGTGTGGGGGATGAAAAAATCGTTGATGGACAGATAGGCCAACAAAAACCCCTGGATGATTTTTTCGCCGCCCAGGTAATCCCGGACGGAGGTCTGGTTTTTGATCTCCCGGGCGATGAATGAAAAAAGCCCCTCCCATTCGCCGCTCCATCCCATTTTGCGCGCAAGCCCGCTGAATTCCCACAGATCGATCCGGAATGTGTCCGTGTCGCGATAGGCGTTTCGGATATATCCGTACATGAGGTGGGAGATGGTCATGTTGGGAACCGCCAGCGCGGATTCTCCCTCTTTTGTTCCCCGGAAGGTCAAAAGTCCGAAAAAATAAAGCAGGGAGATGAAATGATCGGGATTTGTCAGTTGATCCAGGGGAAAGGATTGCTGGACATGGGAAGAGATTTCACCCTGTTCCATAATGCGTTTCAGGATGTCGAAATTGCCGTTCAATCGCCGGTTGACAAACATCAAATGCCTCAGCTTGCCGTAATCGATCTTGACGTTGTCGTCGATGAGATAACGGGGCGGCGCCTGGTTGACAATAGCGAAATGAATAAAATAAAGGACCATGTCCGTGTTGAACACCCTGGATGAGGCCATGTCTGAAAAAGTATAGCCGTTGTGCCATTCGCGCATGATCCCGAGGGTTTCATCCGGATTTGAGAGCAAAAGCCCCTCTTTTTTGTAGTAGCCCAGCATGTCTTTGACTTCCTGTTCGGAAAATCCCGCCATTTCGTTGAAAACGGGCCGCATGCTGATGTTGGCTCCAATATTGAAGCCGCTGGTCACATCATCCATTGTGACCGGCGAGACCCCGGTGATAAAAAGGCGGGCGAGACCTGAGCCGCGCATGGCGGCGACGGCCTTGAGCTTTCCGAAAAAATGCCGAAAAAACCCCTCCCCGCGAGTCAGATCATGGTAGGCGTCTGTCCCGACGGTTGCAAGAATCGTGTTGGCGAAATTGTCGTATTCGTCAATGAGGATGTATATCTTTAAGCCGCGCTCACGGGCATAGGCGAAAATAACGTCCAGTTTTTCAGAGATCGAGCCGCAGGCCTCCGTCTCATCGAAAATCTTTTCATCCATGACATGGCCGTAGAGGCGCATAAAATGCCGGACCATCACCGCGCAGTATTTTTCAAAGCTCTCCCGGACTTTTCCCGCAACGGGGTTGACCGCGGCGAAATCGAACCGAAGAATCAGATACGCGTTTTTTTCGCGGGTGGGATTTTCCCCGATGTATGTGTCTTTGAAGAATTCGTCAAAGCGGTCTTTTAAATTGGTGTCGTAATAGCATTCCAGGATGGAAAGCCAAAGGGATTTGCCGAACCGGCGGGGCCGAAGAAAAAATACGTATTTGTGTTTTTCCAGCAGGGGGATAAATTTTGTTTTATCGACAAAATAGTGGTTTTCGTTTCGAATGGTTTCAAAATCGGAGATTCCGTAGGGAATTTCCTTTGCTTTTTTCGACATCGTGATCTCCCGGCGCAAAGCGTGAAAACGGCAAATCCAAGTATACTGGAAAGGATGATCGGGCGCAAGGTTTTGTTGGGTCTCAACCCGGCCGGGGCGCTGCGGACGCAGTCTCCGCAGCGGGGGGGGGCCTTTGGAAAGTAAGAATGATTTGCCTGTCTCTTATTTTTCATTTTTGATCCCGCTCAGCCTGTTTTTCCCGGGCTTTTTTCACCAGGGAGAGGGAGTCTTGCCATAGTTCTTTGCAAAATTCCCTGAAACGTGTGAGCGGCTCGTTGACCGGAATGACGGCCGAGTCCCGCTGGGGGGGGGGCTCGCCTCCAGGGAATAGCGGGAAAGGCAAAGAAGATACTCCCGCCGCTTCCGCATGGGAATCAGGATGGGCGGATATCCGGCCTTTAGAACCGGCAGATTGGCCAGAAGTCTGGCCATTCTGCCGTTGCCGTCGAAAAAAGGGTGAATCCAGACAAAGCCCATGTGAATATCCGCGTAAGCGTCGGCGGCCTCGTCCGGCTTTTTCACGGAGCGAATATGGCGATTTAAAAGACCCAGCCATTTTTCCATCAAAAACGGGACATCGCCGGGCGCCCCGGATCGCGGCTTCTCGCGGCCCCTAAGCCTCCCGCAACTTCTCCAGCGCTGCGCCGGCCTCGGGCGCGAGTTTGATGAACCCGGCCAGGGCGTCGCAGATGTAGTCCCCGCAGGCGGCGCAGTGGGGCAGGTCTCTGGAAAGGACGCAGGCCCGGATCTCGCATACCTCGCAGTGATGAAACTTCGCGCCGTCCCGGCGGCATCCGTCGCATCTGATATCGTCGGGTTTGATGTCGGCCTGATAGATTTCAGACCATTTTTTCGCGGTTTCTTTTCTTTTGGCCTCGCTGTCCTCCAGGGTGGCGACGCGCGCGTCGCATTGGGAGCAGTCCAGTCCGCAGCAGGCGGTCATGTCCGTCATGGGTCCTCCTTTGCCTTTATTTTGGATGAATCAATCAGCGGGGGGGGTATGTCCGGCCCGCCGGGCGCGGTCAGTCTTTGGGGCCTTTGAGAGGCTCGCCCGTCCGCTTTGTGTTCAGGCGGTCCAGCTCATCCTGGGAGAGGGGCTCGACGAAAAGGCCCATCTGGACCAGGGGTTTTTGATCCGGCTCGAAAGGCGTCCATTTCCCGTCTGTTTTTTTGAAAAACGGCCAGTTCAAACGATTCGGCTCCAGGGGAACGACGCCTTTGTAAAAAATCGGCTTGCCGTCCCTGAATTCAGCCATATCATGCGTTTTCCCGGAGGCGATGGTCTCAACGGCCTTTGTTCCGTGGCAGTCATCGCATTTTCTGCCCTGGCTCATGATGGAATGGGTCAGGTAGGGCGCGTACACAATAAAAGGTTTGTTTTGGGCCGAAACCAGGGTTTGCAGGTTGCCGCTTGTGATTTTTCCCTTGTATTTCACCAGGAGCAAAAAGTCTTTGATTTTTCCCACAAAACTTTTGGGTTTGCTCCCGGTCCTCGCAAATTCTCCAAAATGACAATTGTAGCAGGTCATGGTGTTTCGGACATGACACGCGTTGCAGTCCAGCCTGCCTTTGTGGACCGTGTGGGAGGGGACGTCCGGTATGGCGGGATAATCCTCCGAATCCCGGGCATGGCAGTTGACGCACGCGGCGTCCTTGGCGGCGGGGTCTCTCATGGTGGTGTAAAAATGTCCGTCCCCGTGAATTTCTCTCGGGGTGTGGCAGTCGGCGCAGGTC
Coding sequences:
- a CDS encoding ATPase AAA, with protein sequence MSKKAKEIPYGISDFETIRNENHYFVDKTKFIPLLEKHKYVFFLRPRRFGKSLWLSILECYYDTNLKDRFDEFFKDTYIGENPTREKNAYLILRFDFAAVNPVAGKVRESFEKYCAVMVRHFMRLYGHVMDEKIFDETEACGSISEKLDVIFAYARERGLKIYILIDEYDNFANTILATVGTDAYHDLTRGEGFFRHFFGKLKAVAAMRGSGLARLFITGVSPVTMDDVTSGFNIGANISMRPVFNEMAGFSEQEVKDMLGYYKKEGLLLSNPDETLGIMREWHNGYTFSDMASSRVFNTDMVLYFIHFAIVNQAPPRYLIDDNVKIDYGKLRHLMFVNRRLNGNFDILKRIMEQGEISSHVQQSFPLDQLTNPDHFISLLYFFGLLTFRGTKEGESALAVPNMTISHLMYGYIRNAYRDTDTFRIDLWEFSGLARKMGWSGEWEGLFSFIAREIKNQTSVRDYLGGEKIIQGFLLAYLSINDFFIPHTEYETGKGYSDFFLEPFSLKYPEMPFGYLIEIKYVKRGELTKPVLKKALDDAKKQLTRYAEDAEFARKYADKTITKLALVYHGWEMVAAHAV
- a CDS encoding hypothetical protein (Evidence 5 : Unknown function); protein product: MEKWLGLLNRHIRSVKKPDEAADAYADIHMGFVWIHPFFDGNGRMARLLANLPVLKAGYPPILIPMRKRREYLLCLSRYSLEASPPPSGTRPSFRSTSRSHVSGNFAKNYGKTPSPW
- a CDS encoding conserved hypothetical protein (Evidence 4 : Unknown function but conserved in other organisms) — protein: MTDMTACCGLDCSQCDARVATLEDSEAKRKETAKKWSEIYQADIKPDDIRCDGCRRDGAKFHHCEVCEIRACVLSRDLPHCAACGDYICDALAGFIKLAPEAGAALEKLREA
- a CDS encoding conserved exported hypothetical protein (Evidence 4 : Unknown function but conserved in other organisms), translating into MKKELCFVLSIAALVTMTLGRPALAGPKKDFFSSSLHHTAEGMRRWYEAEDGFMALTGIPYDQLACKKCHAENCDVCHLEKTKTGAGYSLEMARKNETCYKCHTREMAAAKMDQKAGETDAHAQAGMTCADCHTPREIHGDGHFYTTMRDPAAKDAACVNCHARDSEDYPAIPDVPSHTVHKGRLDCNACHVRNTMTCYNCHFGEFARTGSKPKSFVGKIKDFLLLVKYKGKITSGNLQTLVSAQNKPFIVYAPYLTHSIMSQGRKCDDCHGTKAVETIASGKTHDMAEFRDGKPIFYKGVVPLEPNRLNWPFFKKTDGKWTPFEPDQKPLVQMGLFVEPLSQDELDRLNTKRTGEPLKGPKD